Proteins encoded within one genomic window of Vespula vulgaris chromosome 16, iyVesVulg1.1, whole genome shotgun sequence:
- the LOC127069824 gene encoding inositol hexakisphosphate and diphosphoinositol-pentakisphosphate kinase isoform X10: MSYTELEHGYQGLRSASRPIFYVGDINSVQSNLIGPVASSIYRSSKRAELSEGCGNDDACMGGTELEGEGKQVLVGICAMAKKSQSKPMKEILTRLEEFEYIKIVVFPEEVILKESVEDWPIVDCLISFHSKGFPLDKAINYADLRNPFIINNLPMQYDIQDRRRVYAILESEGIEIPRYAVLDRDSADPKQPISDHELVESEDHVEVNGVIFNKPFVEKPVSAEDHNIYIYYPTSAGGGSQRLFRKIGSRSSVYSPESRVRKTGSYIYEDFMPTDGTDVKVYTVGPDYAHAEARKSPALDGKVERDSEGKEIRYPVILSNAEKLISRKVCLAFKQTVCGFDLLRANGQSFVCDVNGFSFVKNSNKYYDDCAKILGNMILRELAPTLHIPWSVPFQLDDPPIVPTTFGKMMELRCVVAVIRHGDRTPKQKMKVEVRHPKFFEIFAKYDGYKHGHVKLKRPKQLQEILDTARSLLAEIQHRAAGPELEEKQGKLEQLKSVLEMYGHFSGINRKVQMKYQPRGRPRGSSSDDDRLGEPSLVLILKWGGELTPAGRIQAEELGRIFRCMYPGGQEEDTEMLPNHGEYAGAQGLGLLRLHSTFRHDLKIYASDEGRVQMTAAAFAKGLLALEGELTPILVQMVKSANTNGLLDNDCDSSKYQNMVKTRLHELLQQDREFTREDREQINPGNALSINAAMDFVKNPVRCCQHVHALIQKLMDIVRIKKDDPKTKDAILYHGETWELMGRRWGKIEKDFCTKNKRFDISKIPDIYDCIKYDLQHNNHTLQFDHAEELYIYAKYLADIVIPQEYGLTVQEKLTIGQGICTPLLKKIRADLQRNIEESGEETVNRLNPRYSHGVSSPGRHVRTRLYFTSESHVHSLLTVLRYGGLLDVVKDEQWRRAMEYVSMVSELNYMSQIVVMLYEDPTKDPSSEERFHVELHFSPGVNCCVQKNLPPGPGFRPHSRNESSHNMGESGGSGQDSVSQCSTRIEEEDTELSILEDEIINPPVQAETSPTVGHDVVDSTLDSPTTSRGIDMMDLDPNMMDEPYDSGFLQSSAPIPIRHVMRINARTVAGHEAARLGSQLAASQRQRREREASVMVEPRARSYDHQHQEKAEKAADKLQYQSLDAVNKEEHSNYYKNTLNVPVYLGQPIALPHSVSSPELPIPLVQTSTPFSPPLITVHDIPLASPINYNSKKNTSAPSPPKDLLASDLDSYHLSSVNQEQLKNKKTYGGFHTEIILPNIKVDGESNDFDPMSESLSMVNSSSLSLSSHNNLCPIGTTISTVNVANPVENTNNSKRSRSLSPCPTRCLCYNCNVSELILQSRDLPPLERSNFRTYFVRSLSHKFFNCSCYTLANIWQNLSPNLSQCSSCCDIVSSTDSLAQNRGQFLNPSCSLVHLASHSNHKIYKKHYLIPISPEKQISGSQSPIESPSKCNCIFSQRHYLRRDSHGTDLSMLNEAKSASTEEPISHVLRRSNSCPNIITRFNLELVVSHSDPHSYLGNDSSSISSCPQNRRRYSCSDTKKQNVSQHLTDNGILHGHVHSNNSHYHESSHCKSNNHQPKCPRAPFSQLQPQRSFSSPDTRPSIIQPDPTCTARRHRHSISGQMSYFKLLGYNVSKKLTGSTNSLFSTAVISGSSSAPNLKDMIPPHAMIPPHVAAIEGFGGVPPIRPLETLHNALSLRQLDSFLEMMTSAPLFRTPASSPPKYPSPGGSVNPNLNVGGISREYQSSDLEAVRYCKKLNKVPLYITPTPIQYKSCGDGDTCDIRNQPSPTSPNSTGWSSEPQSFLSSEPSSPAPTSTGECSMSISLISNDGAPSYSGAPKFPTTPGLDLDFNDFCMNIDQENHEGRGSVSYTDYYSNEDGQIRKGPSYTSTTQKTVVSSDDLPIDTVDDDEEHTLTLRQTEAQKKQDVKLLFEQVENPNATKSTVGYKKIGRFRVESMEISDDDVRIKEPSSVCSSSDKNKLLTLQKMETTNVERGPTHRSKETRHKRKNFSRSQSVSTPKTFVAKSDTNFSFKSVKSKESFSAMTDKDLEKWKLSKTKSDPSTSCTETQKEPILTMASSLTDSPSVTIGFDIQDEKNE, encoded by the exons GCCGAACTGTCAGAAGGGTGTGGTAATGATGATGCGTGTATGGGGGGTACTGAACTTGAAGGAGAAGGGAAACAAGTTCTGGTTGGAATATGTGCAATGGCTAAAAAATCGCAGAGTAAAccgatgaaagaaattttaacacGACTTGAagaatttgaatatattaagATTGTTGTATTCCCAGAAGAAgttattttaaaa GAATCAGTAGAAGATTGGCCTATAGTTGATTGTTTAATAAGTTTTCATAGCAAAGGATTTCCTCTTGATAAAGCTATTAATTATGCTGATCTTCGAAATcctttcataattaataatcttccAATGCAATATGACATTcaa gaTCGTAGAAGAGTCTATGCTATACTAGAAAGTGAGGGTATAGAAATTCCACGGTATGCTGTATTAGATAGGGATTCTGCTGATCCAAAAC AACCCATTTCAGATCACGAGTTAGTTGAATCCGAGGATCATGTTGAAGTCAATGGGGTTATTTTTAACAAACCATTCGTGGAGAAGCCTGTATCTGCTGAAGAtcataacatttatatttattacccAACATCTGCTGGTGGAGGTAGTCAAAGATTATTTagaaaa aTAGGAAGCCGTAGTAGTGTATACTCTCCAGAATCTCGAGTTCGGAAAACAGGCTCTTATATTTATGAAGATTTTATGCCCACTGATGGTACAGATGTAAAAGTATATACTGTAGGTCCTGATTATGCACATGCAGAAGCTAGAAAAAGTCCAGCATTAGATGGTAAAGTTGAAAGAGATTCAGAAGGCAAAGAAATTCGTTATCCTGTTATATTGAGTAAtgctgaaaaattaataagtagAAAAGTTTGTTTGGCCTTTAAACAAACAGTTTGTGGTTTCGATTTATTAAG AGCAAATGGACAGTCATTTGTTTGTGATGTTAATGGATTTAGCTTCGTAAAAAATtccaataaatattatgatgATTGTgcgaagatattgggaaatatgATATTAAGAGAATTAGCACCAACTTTACATATTCCATGGAGTGTACCATTTCAGTTAGATGATCCACCTATAGTACCAACTACGTTTGGCAAAat GATGGAACTACGTTGCGTTGTGGCGGTCATAAGGCATGGTGATAGAACACCAAAGCAGAAGATGAAAGTAGAAGTTCGTCATCCTAA GTTTTTCGAGATATTTGCAAAATATGATGGTTACAAACATGGTCATGTAAAATTGAAGCGACCGAAACAATTACAAGAAATATTAGATACCGCACGTAGTTTGTTAGCAGAAATACAGCATCGTGCAGCAGGTCCTGaattagaagaaaagcaaGGGAAATTAGAACAGTTAAAAAGTGTACTAGAAAT GTATGGTCATTTTTCTGGTATAAATCGTAAAGTACAAATGAAGTATCAACCACGTGGGAGACCGAGGGGAAGTTCTTCCGACGATG atcGACTGGGAGAACCATCTCTTGTTCTAATACTTAAATGGGGCGGCGAATTAACACCAGCTGGACGTATTCAAGCCGAAGAATTAGGAAGAATATTTCGTTGCATGTATCCTGGTGGTCAAG aGGAAGACACAGAGATGTTACCAAATCACG GTGAATATGCTGGAGCTCAAGGACTAGGTTTACTTCGTCTTCATTCTACATTTCGTCATGATTTAAAGATATATGCAAGTGATGAAGGAAGAGTTCAAATGACTGCAGCTGCTTTTGCAAAGGGATTACTTGCATTAGAGGGTGAACTTACGCCAATTTTGGTGCAAATGGTTAAAAGTGCGAACACAAATGGACTTCTTGATAACGATTGTGATAGCAgcaaatatcaaaatat GGTTAAAACTCGTTTACACGAATTATTACAACAAGACAGAGAATTTACTCGTGAAGATCGAGAACAAATTAATCCAGGAAACGCATTAAGTATCAATGCAGCCAtggattttgttaaaaatccTGTTAGATGTTGTCAACATGTTCATGCACTGATTCAAAAACTTATGGATATCGTACGCATAAAAAAGGATGATCCAAAGACAAAAG acgCAATACTTTATCACGGAGAAACGTGGGAATTAATGGGACGTCGCTggggaaaaatagaaaaagatttttgtacgaagaacaaaagatttgatatatcaaaaattcCAGATATTTACGATTGCATTAAATATGACTTGCAGCATAATAATCATACCTTACAATTTGATCATGcagaagaattatatatttatgcgaAATATCTTGCAGATATTGTTATACCTCAg gaaTATGGATTAACTGTACAAGAAAAGCTTACAATAGGTCAAGGTATTTGTACGcctcttttaaaaaaaataagagcaGATTTACAGAGAAATATTGAAGAGTCTGGAGAAGAAACAGTTAATAGATTAAATCCAAG ATATTCCCATGGTGTTTCAAGTCCTGGTCGACACGTACGTACGAGACTATATTTTACAAGTGAAAGTCACGTACACTCTTTGCTTACCGTCTTGCGTTATGGTGGCTTGCTTGAT GTAGTAAAAGATGAACAATGGAGAAGAGCCATGGAGTATGTCAGTATGGTTTCTGAATTAAATTACATGTCACAAATTGTAGTTATGTTATATGAAGATCCAACTAAAGACCCTAGTTCAGAAGAACGATTTCACGTTGAACTACATTTTAGTCCTGGTGTTAATTGTTGCGTTCAAAAAAATTTACCACCTGGACCAGGATTTAGACCACATTCTCGTAACGAAAGTAGTCACAACATG GGAGAAAGTGGTGGTTCTGGACAAGATAGCGTGTCACAATGCAGTACACGtatagaagaggaagatacTGAATTAAGCATTCTAGAGGATGAGATAATAAATCCACCAGTACAAGCT gaAACTTCTCCTACTGTGGGACATGATGTCGTAGATTCAACGTTAGATAGTCCTACAACTAGTAGAGGTATCGATATGATGGATTTGGATCCTAATATGATGGACGAACCATATGATAGTGGATTTTTACAAAGTTCCGCACCTATTCCGATTAGGCATGTAATGCGTATCAA TGCAAGAACAGTCGCTGGTCACGAAGCCGCAAGACTTGGTAGTCAATTAGCAGCTAGTCAAAGACAGAGACGTGAAAGAGAAGCAAGTGTTATGGTGGAACCACGTGCTCGTAGCTATGATCATCAACATCAAGAAAAGGCTGAAAAGG CTGCGGACAAGCTGCAGTATCAGAGCTTGGACGCGGTCAACAAAGAAG aacattCAAATTACTATAAAAACACTTTGAATGTGCCTGTGTACCTGGGACAGCCTATAGCTTTACCACACTCAGTTAGCTCACCAGAATTACCTATTCCTTTGGTTCAAACTTCCACCCCATTTTCACCTCCTTTGATAACCGTACATGATATTCCTTTAGCTTCACCTATCaattataattcaaaaaaaaatacaagtgcACCATCTCCACCGAAAGATCTATTAGCGTCAGACCTCGATAGTTATCATCTCTCTTCTGTGAATCAGGAACAattgaaaaacaagaaaacataTGGAGGTTTCCATACAGAGATAATTCTACCTAATATTAAAGTGGATGGTGAGTCAAATGATTTTGATCCTATGTCAGAATCTCTGTCAATGgttaattcttcttctttatcactTTCTTCTCACAATAATTTATGTCCCATAGGAACAACAATTTCGACTGTCAATGTTGCAAATCCGGTTGAAAATACTAACAATTCTAAACGATCACGATCTTTATCACCTTGTCCTACGAGATGTCTTTGTTATAATTGTAACGTTTCTGAGTTGATTTTACAGAGCAGAGATCTTCCTCCTTTAGAACGTTCTAACTTTAGGACCTATTTTGTACGATCTCTTTCGCATAAATTCTTTAATTGTTCCTGTTATACGTTGGCTAATATATGGCAAAACTTATCGCCAAATCTTTCTCAATGTTCTTCTTGTTGCGACATAGTTTCTTCGACCGATAGCCTTGCACAAAATCGTGGTCAATTCCTAAATCCTTCGTGTTCTTTAGTCCATCTTGCATCTCATtctaatcataaaatatataaaaagcatTATTTAATTCCCATTTCACCAGAGAAACAAATATCTGGTTCGCAGTCTCCCATTGAATCACCATCCAAGTGTAATTGCATTTTTTCACAAAGACACTATCTAAGAAGAGATAGTCACGGCACGGATTTATCAATGTTGAATGAAGCGAAAAGTGCATCGACAGAGGAACCTATTTCTCATGTATTGAGAAGATCAAACTCATGtccaaatataataacaagatTTAATTTAGAACTTGTAGTATCTCATTCTGATCCTCATAGTTACCTTGGCAATGATAGTTCTTCCATATCCTCTTGTCCTCAGAATCGCAGGCGATATTCTTGTTCTgatacaaaaaaacaaaatgtctCACAGCACTTGACAGACAATGGTATTCTGCATGGTCATGTTCACAGTAACAATAGTCACTACCATGAATCCTCTCATTGCAAATCAAATAACCATCAGCCTAAGTGTCCACGTGCACCATTTTCCCAACTCCAGCCTCAACGATCCTTCTCATCCCCAGACACACGACCTTCGATCATTCAACCTGACCCTACCTGCACAGCAAGGCGCCACCGTCACAGTATCTCCGGACAGATGAGTTATTTCAAGCTGCTGGGATATAACGTTAGCAAGAAGTTGACCGGCTCAACAAACAGTCTCTTCAGTACTGCAGTAATCAGTGGATCTTCCAGTGCTCCGAATCTTAAAGATATGATTCCACCGCATGCTATGATTCCACCACATGTTGCtg CGATAGAAGGTTTTGGCGGCGTTCCTCCGATAAGACCATTGGAAACCCTTCATAATGCATTGTCTTTGCGTCAACTGGATTCATTTCTTGAAATGATGACAAGTGCACCTTTGTTTCGAACTCCTGCTTCTTCACCTCCAAAATATCCATCACCTGGGGGCTCAGTCAATCCAAATCTTAACGTAGGAGGCATTAGTCGCGAGTACCAATCTTCCGACTTGGAAGCCGTCAGGTACtgtaagaaattaaataaagtacCCTT GTATATAACACCAACTCCAATTCAATACAAATCTTGTGGCGATGGAGACACGTGTGACATCAGAAATCAGCCATCACCCACAAGTCCAAATA GTACAGGATGGAGTAGCGAACCACAATCATTTCTATCTTCCGAACCATCATCCCCTGCACCAACATCGACAGGAGAATGCAGTATGTCTATCAGTTTAATTAGTAATGATGG AGCACCATCATACAGTGGAGCCCCAAAGTTTCCCACAACTCCAGGTCTTGATCTtgatttcaatgatttttgtATGAATATAGATCAAGAGAATCACGAAGGTCGGGGTAGTGTTTCATATACAGATTATTATAGCAACGAAGACGGTCAAATCCGTAAAGGTCCATCTTATACAAGTACTACGCAAAAGACAGTAGTTTCATCGGACGATCTTCCTATCGATACAGTTGATGACGACGAAGAACATACATTAACGTTGCGTCAAACCGAAGCACAGAAAAAGCaagatgttaaattattattcgaacaaGTAGAAAATCCTAATGCGACAAAATCAACTGTtggttataaaaaaataggaag ATTTCGCGTTGAGAGTATGGAAATATCAGATGACGACGTTAGAATCAAAGAGCCTAGCAGTGTATGTTCATCTTCGGATAAGAATAAATTACTTACCTTGCAAAAAATGGAAACTACTAACGTAGAAAGAGGTCCAACTCACAGAAGTAAAGAGACCAGGcataaaaggaagaattttTCACGATCGCAAAGCGTGTCAACGCCAAAAACGTTTGTTGCTAAATCTGATACAAATTTTAGTTTTAAATCCGTCAAGTCTAAAGAAAGCTTCTCAGCAATGACAGATAAAGATTTGGAGAAATGGAAATTAAGCAAAACCAAGTCAGATCCTTCTACCTCATGTACAGAAACTCAGAAAGAACCGATATTAACTATGGCTAGCAGTTTAACAGATAGCCCTAGTGTAACTATTGGATTTGACATACAAGATGAAAAAAACGAATAG